One window of Streptomyces sp. NBC_00273 genomic DNA carries:
- a CDS encoding CDP-alcohol phosphatidyltransferase family protein — MEVQETRVQTDRIFTIPNILSMARLAGVPLFLWLILAEYDGWALAVLMLSGISDYLDGKLARRWNQISKLGRLLDPAADRLYILSTLFGLTYRGLLPLWLTGALLARELMLLVMVWILRRHGYPPPQVNFLGKAATFNLMYAFPLLLLSDGSGWLAWLASVFGWAFAVWGTTLYWWAGILYVVQVRRLVKADTTAD, encoded by the coding sequence GTGGAGGTCCAGGAGACTCGGGTTCAGACTGACCGAATTTTCACCATTCCGAACATCCTGAGCATGGCTCGCCTGGCCGGCGTGCCCCTGTTCTTGTGGCTGATCCTCGCAGAGTACGACGGGTGGGCCCTGGCCGTCCTCATGCTCAGCGGGATCAGCGACTACCTCGACGGGAAGCTCGCGCGGCGCTGGAATCAGATCAGCAAGCTCGGCCGGCTGCTCGATCCTGCCGCAGACCGGCTCTACATCCTGTCGACGCTCTTCGGTCTGACTTATCGCGGGCTTCTTCCGCTGTGGCTCACCGGAGCGTTGCTCGCGCGAGAGCTGATGTTGCTGGTCATGGTGTGGATCCTGCGCCGTCACGGATATCCGCCGCCGCAGGTCAACTTCCTCGGCAAGGCCGCCACCTTCAACCTGATGTACGCGTTTCCCTTGCTGCTGCTCAGTGACGGAAGCGGCTGGTTGGCCTGGTTGGCGTCAGTTTTCGGATGGGCGTTCGCTGTATGGGGTACAACCCTGTACTGGTGGGCAGGAATCCTTTACGTGGTTCAAGTCCGCCGTCTGGTGAAGGCTGACACCACGGCCGATTGA
- a CDS encoding FHA domain-containing protein, whose protein sequence is MSGGYGRCQNVRVGRCLHSEFVLPHGRVCFSQGESPVKLFEKLFGKKNREEDGAARHRAGHGEAEGQGDRPLFRDEVAGAGDVSGAPGASAVDPAGTGRIGFGEPSTSSAGGGFAPDPYATNASAGHPRREEPSMSAEQICSRCGHRSDAASRFCSNCGAPLRAGLTPERASETTSTISISGLEAYEAEVSGQPHVSSSSLSPEAQAAVEALPPGSALLIVRRGPNSGSRFLLDGELTTAGRHPQSDIFLDDVTVSRRHVEFRRSQEGGFTVADVGSLNGTYVNREPIDSVALQNGDEVQIGKYRLVFYASLRGI, encoded by the coding sequence CTGTCTGGTGGTTACGGACGTTGTCAGAATGTCCGGGTCGGCAGGTGTCTGCATTCGGAGTTCGTCCTGCCCCACGGGCGGGTCTGTTTCAGTCAAGGGGAATCGCCCGTGAAGTTGTTTGAGAAGTTGTTCGGCAAGAAGAACCGTGAGGAAGACGGCGCGGCACGGCACCGCGCCGGTCACGGTGAGGCGGAAGGGCAGGGCGACCGGCCGCTCTTCCGTGACGAGGTCGCCGGCGCGGGGGACGTTTCGGGTGCCCCCGGCGCGTCGGCTGTTGACCCTGCTGGTACCGGGCGCATAGGTTTCGGTGAACCATCAACCTCAAGTGCGGGTGGAGGGTTTGCCCCCGACCCGTATGCCACCAATGCATCCGCGGGGCATCCGCGGCGCGAGGAGCCGTCCATGTCGGCCGAGCAGATTTGCAGCAGGTGCGGACACCGCAGCGATGCGGCCAGTCGGTTCTGCTCGAACTGCGGTGCGCCGCTGCGGGCGGGTCTGACGCCGGAGCGTGCCTCGGAGACCACGTCCACGATCTCGATCTCGGGCCTCGAGGCCTACGAGGCCGAGGTGTCCGGACAACCGCACGTGTCGTCCTCCTCGCTGTCCCCCGAGGCGCAGGCCGCGGTGGAAGCACTGCCCCCCGGTTCCGCTCTGCTCATCGTGCGGCGCGGTCCCAACTCCGGGAGCCGTTTCCTGCTGGACGGTGAGCTGACCACGGCCGGCCGCCACCCGCAGAGCGACATCTTCCTGGACGACGTCACCGTCTCCCGGCGCCATGTCGAGTTCCGCAGGAGCCAGGAGGGCGGCTTCACCGTCGCCGATGTCGGCAGCCTCAACGGCACGTACGTCAACCGTGAACCGATCGACTCCGTCGCCCTGCAGAACGGCGACGAGGTGCAGATCGGCAAGTACCGGCTGGTCTTCTACGCGAGCCTGCGGGGCATCTGA
- a CDS encoding small basic family protein — protein sequence MIAVLGLLAGVVAGLLVRPEVPAVVEPYLPIAVVAALDAVFGGLRAMLDGIFVDKVFVVSFLSNVVVAALIVFLGDKLGVGSQLSTGVVVVLGIRIFSNAAAIRRHVFRA from the coding sequence GTGATCGCGGTACTGGGCCTCTTGGCCGGAGTGGTGGCCGGACTTCTGGTCCGGCCCGAAGTGCCGGCCGTGGTGGAGCCATATCTGCCGATCGCCGTGGTGGCGGCGCTGGACGCGGTGTTCGGCGGCCTCCGCGCGATGCTGGACGGCATCTTCGTGGACAAGGTCTTCGTGGTGTCGTTCCTGTCGAACGTGGTCGTGGCCGCGCTGATCGTCTTCCTCGGCGACAAGCTCGGGGTCGGCTCGCAGCTGTCCACGGGTGTGGTCGTGGTCCTCGGCATCCGCATCTTCTCCAACGCCGCGGCCATCCGCCGGCACGTGTTCCGGGCGTGA
- a CDS encoding DUF881 domain-containing protein, giving the protein MSTNDSPEEQGGAGRPPEPPKAPETPEPPKPPESVRPPQSSEPPEPSQSPEPPKAPAPPQSPEPPKAPAPPQSPEPPEPSESSKEVPAQPEETGRQRLAAGLWPPRVSRAQLIVALLLFVLGLGLAIQVRSNSDSSALRGARQEDLVRILDELDGRTKRLEDEKQRLEDQRKELESSSNQAEEARKQTVEKERQLGILAGTVAAQGPGITLKITDPTGQVQSDQLLDTLQELRAAGAEAIQINGVRIVAGSYFSDENGGVAIDGKKITQPYEFKVIGKPQDLEPALNIPGGVVQTLEKEQATVAVTRSAKIVVDALRAAKQPDYARSSS; this is encoded by the coding sequence ATGAGTACGAACGACAGCCCCGAGGAGCAGGGGGGCGCGGGCCGGCCGCCTGAGCCCCCGAAGGCGCCCGAGACCCCGGAGCCCCCGAAGCCTCCGGAGTCCGTACGGCCGCCGCAGTCCTCGGAGCCCCCGGAGCCGTCGCAGTCACCGGAGCCCCCGAAGGCGCCGGCGCCCCCGCAGTCACCGGAGCCCCCGAAGGCTCCGGCGCCCCCGCAGTCACCGGAACCACCGGAGCCTTCGGAGTCGTCCAAGGAAGTACCGGCGCAACCCGAGGAGACCGGACGGCAGCGGCTCGCGGCCGGGCTGTGGCCGCCGCGGGTGAGCCGGGCCCAACTGATCGTCGCGCTGCTGCTGTTCGTCCTGGGACTGGGTCTGGCGATCCAGGTCCGGTCCAACAGCGACTCCAGCGCGCTGCGCGGGGCCCGCCAGGAGGACCTCGTGCGGATCCTCGACGAGCTCGACGGGCGGACCAAGCGACTAGAGGACGAGAAGCAGCGGCTGGAGGACCAGCGCAAGGAGCTGGAGAGCAGCTCCAACCAGGCCGAGGAGGCCCGCAAGCAGACGGTTGAGAAGGAACGCCAACTCGGCATCCTGGCCGGTACGGTGGCGGCCCAGGGGCCGGGCATCACGCTGAAGATCACGGATCCCACGGGTCAGGTGCAGTCGGACCAGCTGCTGGACACGCTCCAGGAGCTGCGGGCGGCCGGGGCCGAGGCGATCCAGATCAACGGGGTGCGCATCGTGGCGGGCTCGTACTTCTCGGACGAGAACGGCGGAGTCGCCATCGACGGTAAGAAGATCACACAACCCTATGAGTTCAAGGTGATCGGCAAGCCCCAGGATCTGGAGCCCGCGTTGAACATCCCCGGCGGTGTCGTCCAGACGCTGGAGAAGGAGCAGGCCACCGTCGCCGTCACACGGTCGGCGAAGATCGTTGTGGATGCCTTGCGGGCTGCGAAGCAGCCTGACTACGCTCGGTCGTCATCGTGA
- a CDS encoding DUF881 domain-containing protein, with translation MCGMSQPPHNRTPASPVPARPDASMSLLTHVMDHSLDEGYAEAAARREAEGTAGLPRTLKAKLGLAAGLVVTAMVVTLGAAEAQIAAPVLAKERQELIDRVERADDRAHGLERDIDRLRTDVAGRQRAALKQPGGGQGELVALLAGATEVHGPGIKLVVDDAKGASSGGGGKPRESSGFSDTGRLRDRDMQKIVNGLWQSGAEAISINGQRLTELSAIRAAGDAILVDNRPLVPPYEVLAVGDKKRLGTAFQDSADGQYLHVLQESYGIRYSLSPADDLRLPAASSLTVRTATPAEQQKGAS, from the coding sequence ATGTGCGGCATGTCGCAGCCGCCCCACAACCGGACTCCGGCGTCTCCTGTGCCCGCGCGCCCGGACGCTTCCATGTCGCTGCTGACGCACGTGATGGACCACAGTCTCGACGAGGGCTACGCGGAGGCCGCGGCCCGGCGCGAGGCGGAGGGCACGGCGGGCCTGCCACGGACCCTCAAGGCCAAACTGGGGCTCGCCGCCGGGCTCGTCGTCACCGCCATGGTCGTCACGCTCGGTGCGGCCGAGGCGCAGATAGCCGCGCCGGTGCTGGCCAAGGAGCGTCAGGAACTGATCGACCGGGTGGAGCGGGCGGACGACCGCGCGCACGGCCTGGAGCGTGACATCGACCGCCTCAGGACCGATGTCGCGGGCCGCCAGCGTGCGGCGCTGAAGCAGCCGGGCGGGGGCCAGGGCGAGCTCGTGGCCCTGCTGGCGGGTGCCACGGAGGTCCACGGGCCGGGGATCAAGCTGGTGGTGGACGACGCGAAGGGCGCTTCGTCGGGCGGCGGTGGCAAGCCGCGCGAGAGCTCCGGTTTCTCGGACACCGGCCGGCTCCGCGACCGTGACATGCAGAAGATCGTCAACGGGCTCTGGCAGTCCGGGGCGGAAGCCATCTCCATCAACGGGCAGCGGCTGACGGAACTGTCGGCGATCAGAGCCGCGGGTGACGCGATACTGGTCGACAACAGGCCGCTGGTGCCGCCGTACGAAGTGCTGGCGGTGGGGGACAAGAAACGGCTCGGCACGGCCTTCCAGGACTCGGCGGACGGACAGTACCTGCACGTGTTGCAGGAGAGCTACGGGATCCGTTACTCCCTGTCCCCGGCGGACGACCTGCGGCTGCCGGCCGCGTCGAGCCTGACCGTACGTACAGCTACACCGGCAGAGCAGCAGAAGGGTGCATCGTGA
- a CDS encoding bifunctional nuclease family protein, which produces MNELDVVGVRVEMPSNQPIVLLREVGGDRYLPIWIGPGEATAIAFAQQGMAPARPLTHDLFKDVLEAIGEELTEVRITDLREGVFYAELVFASGVEVSARPSDAIALALRTGTPIYGSDGVLDDAGIAIPDEQEDEVEKFREFLDQISPEDFGTGPQ; this is translated from the coding sequence GTGAACGAGCTCGACGTTGTGGGTGTCCGGGTGGAAATGCCCTCCAACCAACCGATCGTGCTCCTGCGTGAAGTGGGAGGCGACCGGTACCTCCCCATCTGGATCGGTCCAGGGGAGGCGACCGCCATTGCCTTCGCGCAGCAGGGCATGGCCCCTGCCCGACCGCTGACGCACGACCTGTTCAAGGACGTGCTGGAGGCGATCGGCGAGGAGCTCACCGAGGTCCGGATCACGGATCTGCGGGAGGGCGTCTTCTACGCGGAGCTCGTCTTCGCCAGTGGGGTAGAGGTGAGTGCGCGGCCTTCCGACGCCATAGCCCTCGCCCTGCGGACGGGGACGCCGATCTACGGCAGTGACGGCGTGCTGGACGACGCCGGAATCGCCATTCCGGACGAGCAGGAGGACGAGGTGGAGAAGTTCCGCGAGTTCCTCGACCAGATCTCACCGGAGGACTTCGGCACCGGCCCGCAGTGA
- a CDS encoding mannose-1-phosphate guanyltransferase: MKAVVMAGGEGTRLRPMTSSMPKPLLPVANRPIMEHVLRLLKRHGLSETVVTVQFLASLVKNYFGDGEELGMELTYAHEEKPLGTAGSVKNAEEALKDDAFVVISGDALTDFDLTDLIRFHKEKGALVTVCLTRVPNPLEFGITIVDEEGKVERFLEKPTWGQVFSDTVNTGIYVMEPEVFNYVDPDVSVDWSGDVFPQLMKEGRPIYGYVAEGYWEDVGTHESYVKAQADVLEGKVQIEMDGFEISPGVWIAEGAEVSPDAVLRGPLYIGDYAKVEAGAEIREHTVIGSNVVVKGGAFLHRAVVHDNVYIGPHSNLRGCVIGKNTDIMRAARIEDGAVIGDECLIGEESIVQGNVRIYPFKTIEAGAVVNESVIWESRGQAHLFGARGVSGILNVEITPEVVVRLAGAYATTLKKGATVTTARDHSRGARALKRAVISALQASAINVRDLENVPLPVARQQTARGSAGGIVLRTSPGVPDSVDIMFLDERGADLSLQGQRKLDRVYARQEYRRAFPGEIGDLQFPGSVFDAYTGSLLRRVDTTGIGDAGLKVVVDASNGSAGLVLPSLLGRLGVDALTINPGLDESRPTETRESRRAGLVRLGEIVASARAAFGVRFDPVGERISLVDERGRIIEDDRALLVMLDLVAAEKRSGKVALPVTTTRVAEQVAAYHGTQVEWTTTSPDDLTRVGRAENTIFGGDGRGGFIVPEFSSVFDGSAAFVQLLGLVARTQLTLSQIDARIPRAHVLRRDVSTPWAVKGLVMRRVVEAAGDRQVDTTDGVRVVEADGRWALVLPDPAEAVTHLWAEGPDDGTAQALLDEWAGVVEGAGQ, encoded by the coding sequence ATGAAGGCCGTCGTGATGGCCGGTGGCGAAGGTACGCGTCTTCGCCCCATGACGTCGAGCATGCCCAAGCCGCTCCTGCCGGTCGCCAACCGGCCGATCATGGAGCACGTGCTCAGGTTGCTCAAGCGGCACGGGCTCAGCGAGACCGTGGTCACCGTGCAGTTCCTGGCGTCACTCGTCAAGAACTATTTCGGGGATGGCGAAGAGCTCGGAATGGAGCTCACGTACGCCCATGAGGAGAAGCCACTCGGGACCGCCGGCAGCGTCAAGAATGCCGAGGAGGCCCTGAAGGACGATGCCTTCGTCGTCATTTCCGGCGATGCGCTCACCGACTTCGACCTCACCGATCTGATCCGCTTCCACAAGGAGAAGGGCGCCCTCGTCACGGTGTGCCTGACCCGGGTGCCGAACCCACTCGAATTCGGCATCACGATCGTGGACGAGGAGGGCAAGGTCGAGCGGTTCCTGGAGAAGCCGACCTGGGGACAGGTGTTCTCGGACACCGTCAACACCGGCATCTACGTCATGGAACCCGAGGTCTTCAACTACGTCGATCCCGATGTCTCCGTCGACTGGTCCGGTGATGTCTTCCCCCAGCTGATGAAGGAAGGCCGGCCCATCTACGGCTACGTCGCCGAGGGCTACTGGGAGGACGTCGGCACGCACGAGAGCTACGTCAAGGCCCAGGCCGACGTGCTCGAGGGCAAGGTCCAGATCGAGATGGACGGCTTCGAGATCTCCCCCGGGGTGTGGATCGCCGAAGGGGCCGAGGTGAGCCCCGACGCGGTGCTCCGCGGGCCGCTCTACATCGGGGACTACGCCAAGGTCGAAGCCGGTGCGGAGATCCGCGAGCACACGGTCATCGGGTCGAACGTCGTCGTCAAGGGCGGGGCCTTCCTGCACCGGGCCGTCGTCCACGACAACGTGTACATCGGGCCCCACAGCAATCTCCGCGGCTGCGTCATCGGCAAGAACACCGACATCATGCGGGCCGCGCGGATCGAGGACGGGGCCGTCATCGGCGACGAGTGCCTCATCGGTGAGGAATCGATCGTTCAGGGGAACGTACGGATCTACCCCTTCAAGACCATCGAGGCCGGCGCCGTCGTCAACGAGTCGGTGATCTGGGAGTCCCGCGGCCAGGCGCACCTCTTCGGCGCGCGCGGGGTCTCCGGGATCCTGAACGTGGAGATCACTCCTGAGGTAGTGGTCCGGCTCGCCGGCGCGTATGCCACGACCCTGAAGAAGGGGGCGACCGTCACCACGGCCCGTGACCACTCGCGAGGCGCCAGGGCGCTCAAGCGCGCCGTGATCTCCGCGCTCCAGGCCAGCGCCATCAACGTACGGGACCTGGAGAACGTACCGCTGCCGGTGGCACGGCAGCAGACCGCGCGCGGCAGCGCCGGCGGGATCGTACTGCGGACCTCTCCGGGCGTACCGGACTCCGTGGACATCATGTTCCTGGACGAGCGGGGAGCGGACCTCTCGCTCCAGGGACAGCGCAAGCTGGACCGGGTGTACGCGCGCCAGGAGTACCGGCGGGCGTTCCCCGGGGAAATCGGAGACCTGCAGTTCCCGGGCAGCGTCTTCGACGCCTACACCGGCTCGCTGCTGCGGCGGGTGGACACCACCGGCATCGGTGACGCCGGGCTCAAGGTGGTCGTGGACGCCTCGAACGGAAGCGCCGGGCTGGTTCTGCCCAGCCTGCTGGGTCGGCTCGGGGTGGACGCGCTGACGATCAATCCAGGGCTCGACGAGTCCCGGCCGACGGAGACCAGGGAGTCCCGGCGGGCCGGTCTGGTGCGGCTGGGGGAGATCGTGGCCTCGGCGCGGGCGGCCTTCGGCGTGCGGTTCGACCCGGTGGGCGAGCGCATCTCCCTCGTGGACGAGCGCGGGCGGATCATCGAGGACGACCGGGCGCTGCTCGTGATGCTCGACCTGGTGGCCGCGGAGAAGCGCAGCGGCAAGGTCGCGCTGCCGGTGACCACGACCAGGGTGGCCGAGCAGGTGGCGGCCTACCACGGCACGCAGGTCGAGTGGACGACGACCTCGCCCGACGACCTGACCCGGGTGGGGCGGGCGGAGAACACCATCTTCGGCGGAGACGGCCGGGGCGGTTTCATCGTTCCGGAGTTCAGCAGCGTCTTCGACGGTTCGGCCGCCTTCGTGCAGCTGCTCGGGCTGGTGGCGCGCACGCAGCTCACGCTGAGCCAGATCGACGCCCGCATCCCGCGGGCCCATGTGCTCAGGCGGGACGTTTCGACGCCGTGGGCGGTGAAGGGGCTCGTCATGCGGCGGGTCGTGGAGGCGGCCGGCGACCGGCAGGTGGACACCACGGACGGGGTGCGGGTGGTCGAGGCCGACGGACGGTGGGCGCTGGTCCTGCCGGATCCGGCGGAAGCCGTCACCCACCTGTGGGCCGAGGGCCCCGACGACGGCACCGCGCAAGCCCTGCTCGACGAGTGGGCGGGCGTCGTGGAGGGCGCCGGGCAGTGA
- the ftsR gene encoding transcriptional regulator FtsR, producing the protein MLRTPTGGAPSSGAAGTAGPAGRLVSIGTVLTTLRDEFPDVTISKIRFLEAEGLVEPRRTPSGYRKFSTDDVERLARILRLQRDHYLPLKVIREQLDALARGEQIRIPAPTVHGDSADPAGPAAVYGEVGRERPTVARVGRAELLAAAGVDEAQLVEWESYGLLAEGADGGFDAEAVTVARLVADLGRFGLEPRHLRAMKAAADREVGLVEQVVAPLRRHRNPQTRAHAEATLKELAGLSVRLHEAFVQTGLGVRLS; encoded by the coding sequence ATGCTGCGTACCCCGACCGGCGGTGCCCCGAGTAGTGGCGCCGCCGGCACCGCCGGCCCGGCCGGGCGGCTGGTGAGCATCGGCACGGTGCTCACCACGCTGCGTGACGAGTTCCCCGACGTCACCATCTCGAAGATCCGTTTCCTGGAGGCGGAGGGGCTCGTCGAACCCCGGCGCACACCTTCGGGATACCGCAAGTTCAGCACCGACGACGTGGAGCGGCTCGCCCGGATCCTGCGCCTGCAGCGCGACCACTACCTGCCGCTGAAGGTCATCCGCGAGCAGCTCGACGCGCTCGCCCGCGGGGAGCAGATCCGCATCCCGGCGCCGACCGTGCACGGGGACTCCGCCGATCCTGCCGGACCGGCGGCCGTCTACGGCGAAGTGGGGCGGGAGCGGCCCACCGTGGCCCGGGTGGGCCGGGCCGAGCTGCTCGCGGCCGCCGGGGTGGACGAGGCGCAGCTGGTCGAGTGGGAGTCGTACGGGCTGCTGGCCGAGGGCGCGGACGGCGGATTCGACGCCGAGGCGGTCACGGTGGCCCGCCTGGTGGCCGACCTGGGCCGTTTCGGGCTGGAGCCGCGGCACCTGCGCGCGATGAAGGCCGCCGCGGACCGCGAGGTCGGGCTGGTGGAGCAGGTGGTGGCACCGCTGCGAAGGCACCGCAATCCGCAGACGAGGGCTCATGCGGAAGCCACCCTGAAGGAGCTCGCGGGGCTCTCCGTACGGCTCCACGAGGCGTTCGTACAGACCGGTCTCGGGGTCCGACTGTCCTGA